The Salvia miltiorrhiza cultivar Shanhuang (shh) chromosome 1, IMPLAD_Smil_shh, whole genome shotgun sequence genome has a window encoding:
- the LOC130985127 gene encoding uncharacterized protein LOC130985127 — protein sequence MAGRIRPCDKDIFFLVLQHILLHHIAQIGIVIAYIAKAESRKRKRGTAVPKYGMICRMPDQIKHLDRMIGYTDIDCISNLRMDRSTFGRLCQILRVRGGLVNGNYVTVEEQVAIFLSMLAHHKKNRVVRFDFWRSGQTISHYIHAVLEAIIRLHDIFLVKPEAVTDECTDTRWKWFKGCLGALDGTYINVTVSNSDKPRYRTRKGQISTNVLGVCDRNLNFVYVLSGWEGSANDCRILRDALNRPHGLKVLKVAVTEQ from the exons ATGGCTGGAAGAATACGTCCTTGTGATAAAGACATATTTTTCTTGGTACTACAACACATTTTGCTTCATCATATTGCACAAATTGGTATTGTCATTGCATATATAGCTAAGGCTGAATCAAGGAAAAGAAAACGTGGGACTGCAGTACCTAAATATGGCATGATTTGTAGGATGCCTGACCAAATAAAACATCTAGATCGAATGATAGGTTACACGGACATTGATTGTATTTCTAACTTACGTATGGACCGTAGTACCTTTGGGAGACTATGTCAAATCTTGAGGGTAAGAGGGGGTTTAGTTAATGGTAATTATGTTACAGTAGAGGAACAAGTTGCCATATTTTTGTCTATGTTGGcccatcataaaaaaaatagggtaGTGAGATTTGATTTTTGGAGGTCTGGGCAAACAATATCGCATTATATCCACGCGGTATTAGAAGCAATTATTAGATTACATGATATCTTCTTGGTTAAGCCCGAGGCTGTCACAGATGAATGCACGGACACGCGATGGAAATGGTTCAAG GGGTGTCTAGGCGCATTAGACGGGACCTATATCAACGTAACAGTGAGCAATAGTGACAAACCTCGATATAGGACAAGGAAGGGGCAGATCTCTACGAATGTCTTAGGCGTTTGTGATCGGAACTTGAACTTTGTTTACGTCCTTTCCGGGTGGGAAGGTTCAGCCAACGATTGTAGGATCTTGCGAGACGCATTGAACAGACCACACGGATTAAAAGTTCTCAAGG